One Thomasclavelia spiroformis DSM 1552 DNA window includes the following coding sequences:
- a CDS encoding LysR family transcriptional regulator yields MNIRNLEYFIKVVDTNSFTKAAEELFISQSAISQQIKALEDELCFPLMIRNRKGFELTQAGKYLYIEGKNIIANIKEIENHATCISKNNNKELKKPLEYLALNILK; encoded by the coding sequence ATGAACATTAGAAATTTAGAATATTTTATTAAAGTAGTGGATACTAATTCTTTTACAAAAGCAGCAGAAGAATTATTTATTTCTCAATCTGCAATTTCACAACAAATAAAAGCTTTAGAAGATGAATTATGTTTTCCTTTAATGATTCGAAACCGTAAAGGATTTGAGTTAACTCAAGCTGGTAAATATTTATATATTGAAGGAAAAAATATTATTGCAAATATAAAAGAAATAGAAAATCATGCAACTTGTATTTCTAAAAATAATAATAAAGAATTGAAAAAGCCCTTAGAATATTTAGCGCTAAATATCCTGAAATAA
- a CDS encoding MmcQ/YjbR family DNA-binding protein, giving the protein MKDLTGELKNKKINNIKLLNYGFIKKDHSYIYKTKIYNNKFEAIINISKNQPTAALIDLENNEEYILVDIKEASGNFVNRIKEEYENIIKDIIDKCMEPDIFKSLQANEIIKYVKEKYNDELEYLWQKFPNNAIWRNKKNNKWYGVLLVVKENKLAIESDKLVEIIDLRFQKENIHKIIDNNRFYPGYHMNKNNWITIKLDNSVETKKIFELIDNSYNLSLKK; this is encoded by the coding sequence ATGAAAGATTTAACAGGTGAATTAAAAAACAAAAAAATAAATAATATTAAATTACTAAATTATGGATTTATTAAAAAAGATCATAGTTATATTTATAAAACTAAAATATATAATAATAAATTTGAAGCTATTATAAATATTTCCAAAAATCAACCAACAGCTGCACTTATTGATTTGGAAAATAATGAGGAATATATACTAGTAGATATTAAAGAGGCATCCGGTAATTTTGTTAATAGAATCAAAGAAGAATATGAAAATATAATTAAAGATATTATTGATAAATGTATGGAACCTGATATATTTAAAAGTTTACAGGCTAATGAAATTATTAAATATGTTAAAGAAAAATATAATGATGAATTAGAATATTTATGGCAAAAGTTTCCTAACAATGCAATTTGGAGAAATAAAAAAAATAATAAATGGTATGGTGTATTATTAGTTGTAAAAGAAAATAAATTAGCTATTGAATCAGATAAACTTGTAGAAATTATTGATTTACGATTTCAAAAAGAAAATATTCATAAAATTATTGATAATAACAGATTTTATCCAGGTTATCATATGAATAAAAACAATTGGATAACAATAAAACTTGATAATTCTGTTGAAACAAAAAAGATTTTTGAGCTTATCGATAATAGTTATAATTTATCATTAAAAAAATGA
- a CDS encoding diacylglycerol kinase family protein, whose amino-acid sequence MNKKIIKRINSFKYAIEGIKATFTSQTNMKIHVTVMLLVIIAGIILKLDSSKWKICIILFSLVLAGELFNTAIEAIVDMVMPEFHLKAKLAKDAAAGGVLVLAIGAAIIGLMIFIPEIMKLF is encoded by the coding sequence GTGAATAAAAAAATAATAAAACGAATCAATAGCTTTAAATATGCAATTGAAGGAATAAAAGCAACTTTTACATCACAAACAAATATGAAAATACATGTAACAGTTATGCTTTTAGTAATTATTGCAGGAATAATTTTAAAATTAGATAGTTCTAAATGGAAAATATGTATAATTTTATTTTCTTTAGTATTGGCAGGTGAATTATTTAACACTGCCATTGAAGCAATTGTAGACATGGTTATGCCTGAATTTCACCTCAAAGCTAAATTAGCCAAAGATGCTGCTGCAGGTGGTGTACTAGTATTAGCAATTGGTGCTGCAATTATTGGTTTAATGATCTTTATACCAGAAATTATGAAATTATTTTAA
- a CDS encoding sporulation protein YunB: MLLNNPFLADFGSKINIRYKSISAITSSLDKEIKSYGVNHIMISLTIIVKIKMMVLVPFYDEEFNKSYDYPLVMEIIEGEVPNWYQN; encoded by the coding sequence ATGCTTTTAAATAATCCATTTTTAGCTGATTTTGGTTCTAAAATAAATATTAGATATAAATCAATATCAGCAATAACATCTTCTTTAGATAAAGAAATAAAAAGTTATGGTGTGAATCATATAATGATTTCTTTAACTATAATAGTTAAAATTAAAATGATGGTATTAGTACCATTCTATGATGAAGAATTTAATAAATCATATGATTATCCTTTAGTTATGGAGATAATAGAAGGAGAGGTTCCTAATTGGTATCAAAACTAG
- a CDS encoding lipopolysaccharide biosynthesis protein: MSREKTVVKNTLIMAIGTFLPRIINLLTTPIITSSTTDAQFGQLDLVTTTILSFIVPLCTLQLEQALFRFLVDAKNQNEQKSVITNGYTMIFSLMLIVGIICLFIPIDLFNGSYKFLVIGYIWIEIIATTSRFVLRAFSKYKEYSILAALVVVVNFIIVSICLLWLKTGYIGVLIALTLADVVGFIYVLFVCNIFKYFNFKYFRVKYATKMLQYALPFIPNTVSWYINQLSDRWIISIFLGASANGVYALANKIPSIVNILYPAFNLAWTDSATRSVNDPDSAKYYNRMFKMLFCIVSAGTVLLLATSPIIFNILCRNKSLYEAFNYTPILIIATYFYCFSQFFGSIYVAKKNAKNMSITTTMAAIINILINLILIQQIGVLAAVLSTLVANLFLAGYRFIDLNRKYCRLRINKRLTILSIIVILIISLLAYCTDPILWVLNIVLALGYAYFISGDIFITMFKSFIKKR, from the coding sequence ATGTCGAGAGAGAAAACAGTAGTCAAAAATACATTAATTATGGCAATTGGTACTTTTTTACCAAGAATAATAAATTTACTAACTACACCAATTATTACAAGCTCTACTACAGATGCTCAATTTGGTCAATTAGACTTAGTTACAACTACAATATTGTCATTTATTGTACCTTTATGTACTTTACAATTAGAACAGGCATTGTTTAGATTTTTAGTAGATGCTAAAAATCAAAATGAACAAAAAAGTGTAATTACCAATGGATATACAATGATTTTTTCATTAATGTTAATTGTGGGAATTATTTGTTTGTTTATTCCAATTGATCTATTTAATGGAAGTTATAAATTTTTAGTAATTGGATATATTTGGATTGAGATTATTGCAACAACTTCAAGATTTGTTTTACGGGCTTTTTCTAAATATAAAGAGTATTCAATTTTAGCAGCTCTTGTAGTAGTGGTTAATTTTATTATTGTTTCAATTTGTTTGTTGTGGTTAAAAACTGGTTATATTGGAGTATTAATTGCTTTGACATTAGCTGATGTTGTAGGCTTTATATATGTTTTATTTGTATGTAATATTTTTAAATACTTTAATTTTAAATATTTTAGAGTTAAATATGCAACTAAGATGTTACAGTATGCTTTACCATTTATTCCTAATACCGTATCTTGGTATATTAATCAATTATCAGATCGTTGGATTATTTCAATTTTTTTAGGGGCAAGTGCTAATGGAGTATATGCTTTAGCAAATAAAATTCCTTCAATTGTTAATATCTTATATCCAGCATTTAATCTAGCATGGACAGATTCAGCAACAAGAAGTGTTAATGATCCTGATAGTGCAAAATATTATAATCGGATGTTTAAGATGTTGTTTTGTATTGTTTCGGCTGGAACAGTTTTATTATTGGCAACTTCACCAATTATTTTTAATATTTTGTGCCGAAATAAGTCGTTATACGAAGCTTTTAATTATACACCAATATTAATTATTGCTACATATTTTTATTGTTTTTCACAGTTTTTTGGAAGTATTTATGTTGCTAAAAAAAATGCTAAAAATATGTCAATTACAACAACAATGGCAGCAATCATTAATATTTTGATTAATTTAATTTTGATTCAACAAATTGGTGTATTAGCCGCAGTTCTTTCAACTTTAGTTGCAAATTTATTTTTAGCGGGATACCGTTTTATTGATTTAAATAGAAAATATTGTCGTTTAAGAATTAATAAACGATTAACGATTTTATCAATCATTGTTATTCTTATTATTTCATTGTTAGCTTATTGCACTGATCCAATTCTTTGGGTTTTAAACATAGTTTTAGCTTTAGGTTATGCATATTTTATTTCAGGAGATATTTTTATAACAATGTTTAAATCATTTATTAAAAAAAGATAA
- a CDS encoding 5-formyltetrahydrofolate cyclo-ligase, with translation MDKIELRKQMIKKRLDLSSEDHAAKSNLIISKLKQHPDFINAKTIGIYVSFKNEVDTISLIKEIINKKNVCVPKIDNHLMNFYLINSLDELKKSSFGILEPSNQSKIINKENIDLLIVPMVAFDLNHNRLGYGGGYYDCYLKKYSGKVIGLAFSFQKIEALPVESFDIPIKTIIDEK, from the coding sequence TTGGATAAAATTGAATTAAGAAAACAAATGATTAAAAAAAGGTTAGATTTAAGTAGTGAAGATCATGCTGCTAAATCTAATCTTATTATTTCTAAATTAAAACAGCATCCTGATTTTATTAACGCTAAAACAATTGGAATATATGTATCATTTAAAAATGAAGTTGATACAATTTCTTTAATTAAAGAAATTATCAATAAAAAAAATGTATGTGTCCCTAAAATTGATAATCATTTGATGAATTTTTATTTAATAAACTCTTTAGATGAATTAAAAAAAAGTAGTTTTGGTATCTTAGAGCCCTCAAATCAAAGTAAAATCATTAATAAAGAAAATATTGATCTATTAATTGTTCCAATGGTAGCTTTTGATCTAAACCATAATCGTTTAGGTTATGGAGGAGGATACTATGATTGCTATTTAAAAAAATATTCCGGTAAAGTGATTGGCCTAGCATTTAGTTTTCAAAAAATAGAAGCACTACCTGTTGAATCGTTCGATATACCAATTAAAACGATTATTGATGAAAAATAA
- the sufB gene encoding Fe-S cluster assembly protein SufB yields the protein MAKIKDDLFDHEYAYGFNDGDVSVYKTPKGINEEIVTEISKIKNEPEWMLEYRLKAYRCFMEKPMPTWGVDLSRIDFDEYTYYIRPSDKQTNKWEEVPETIKETFNKLGIPEAEQKYLSGVSTQYESEVVYHNMLKEVNEKGVIFLDIDSGLREYPEIFKEYFDTVIPYNDNKFSALNGAVWSGGSFIYVPPGVKLEKPLQSYFRINSEQMAQFERTLIIVDKGAEIHYVEGCTAPNYSKDSLHAGVVEIVVKEGAKCRYTTIQNWSDNILNLVTQRAKVFKNGSMEWVDGNIGSAVTMKYPTCMLMEEGAKGSCITIAVARENQIMDSGSKMIHLAPNTSSSIVSKSVSRRGGKVNYRGMVQHGKNAINAKSKVECDTLILDDISTSDTVPTNWMMNNESIIEHEATVSKVSDEQLFYLMSRGLTKKEAMEMIVMGFIEPFARELPMEYAVELNQLIKLDFGDQGIG from the coding sequence ATGGCTAAAATAAAAGATGATTTATTTGATCATGAATATGCCTATGGTTTTAATGATGGCGATGTTTCAGTTTATAAAACTCCTAAAGGAATTAATGAAGAAATTGTTACTGAAATATCTAAAATTAAAAATGAACCAGAGTGGATGTTGGAATATCGTTTAAAAGCATATCGTTGCTTCATGGAAAAACCAATGCCTACTTGGGGTGTTGATTTAAGTAGAATTGATTTTGATGAATATACATATTATATTCGTCCTAGCGATAAGCAAACTAATAAATGGGAAGAGGTTCCTGAAACTATTAAAGAAACATTTAATAAATTGGGAATTCCAGAAGCTGAGCAAAAATATTTATCAGGTGTCAGTACACAATATGAATCAGAAGTTGTTTATCATAATATGTTAAAAGAAGTGAATGAAAAGGGAGTAATTTTCTTAGATATTGATAGTGGTTTAAGAGAATATCCAGAAATTTTTAAAGAATATTTTGATACTGTTATTCCATATAATGATAATAAATTTTCAGCATTAAATGGTGCTGTTTGGTCAGGCGGTTCGTTTATATATGTTCCTCCGGGAGTAAAACTAGAAAAACCATTACAATCATATTTTAGAATTAATTCTGAGCAAATGGCTCAGTTTGAAAGAACTTTGATAATTGTTGATAAAGGTGCGGAAATTCATTATGTAGAAGGTTGTACAGCACCTAATTATTCAAAAGATTCATTACATGCTGGAGTTGTAGAAATCGTTGTTAAAGAAGGAGCTAAATGTCGTTATACGACAATTCAAAACTGGTCAGACAATATTTTAAATCTAGTTACTCAAAGAGCTAAAGTATTTAAGAATGGTTCAATGGAGTGGGTCGATGGAAATATTGGTAGTGCGGTAACAATGAAATATCCTACTTGTATGTTAATGGAAGAAGGAGCTAAAGGTTCATGTATAACTATTGCTGTTGCAAGAGAAAATCAAATTATGGATTCTGGATCAAAGATGATTCATTTAGCGCCAAATACATCTAGTAGTATTGTTTCAAAATCAGTATCGCGTCGCGGTGGAAAAGTAAATTATCGTGGTATGGTACAACATGGCAAAAATGCTATTAATGCTAAAAGTAAGGTTGAATGTGATACATTGATTCTTGATGATATTTCTACTAGTGATACTGTTCCTACTAATTGGATGATGAATAATGAATCAATTATTGAACATGAAGCAACAGTTTCAAAAGTTTCTGATGAACAATTATTTTATTTGATGTCTCGTGGATTAACTAAAAAAGAGGCAATGGAAATGATTGTTATGGGATTTATTGAACCATTTGCAAGAGAATTACCAATGGAATATGCTGTTGAATTAAATCAGTTAATTAAACTTGATTTTGGAGATCAAGGTATTGGATAA
- the sufU gene encoding Fe-S cluster assembly sulfur transfer protein SufU produces the protein MPSLDNMMMRQIIMDHYESPRNHGLVNDDNYKSVNMDSETCIDNIDIQALIEDNVIKDIRFDGEACAICTASTSIMSELLIGKTIDEANKIIENYQNMIYEKDYDPEIIEEAIVFMNTHKQANRIKCATLGWTGIKKILDQE, from the coding sequence ATGCCTTCTTTGGATAATATGATGATGCGACAAATAATTATGGATCATTATGAGTCGCCTCGTAATCATGGTTTAGTAAATGATGATAATTATAAATCAGTGAATATGGATTCAGAAACATGTATCGATAATATTGATATTCAAGCATTGATTGAAGATAATGTTATTAAAGATATTCGCTTTGATGGTGAAGCTTGTGCTATTTGTACTGCTAGTACATCAATTATGTCGGAACTATTAATTGGTAAAACAATTGATGAAGCAAATAAAATTATTGAAAATTATCAAAATATGATATATGAAAAAGATTATGATCCTGAAATTATTGAAGAAGCGATTGTTTTTATGAATACTCATAAACAAGCTAATCGAATTAAGTGTGCTACTTTGGGATGGACAGGAATAAAAAAGATCTTAGATCAAGAATAG
- a CDS encoding aminotransferase class V-fold PLP-dependent enzyme — MLEVAKIRKDFPMLNGTKMHDQPLIYFDNGATTLKPQCVIDAVCNYLTNYSGNAHRGDYDLSHDVDVQFERTRELVSKFINCDSKEVVYTYGSTDGLNLVAFGYGLTHLNEGDEILITLAEHASNTLPWFEVSKQTGSVVKYIDLDEDGRLTVENVIKAISDKTKIISIAQITNVLGFDSPIKEICKIAHEKGIIVCVDGAQSVPHQRVDVKDLDLDFMVFSGHKMCGPTGIGILYGKYDLLQDTTPTRFGGGSNSRYKSCGLVKLKNAPTKFEAGTPNIEGVIGLGAAIEYLMSIGMDNIHEYELQLRQYAVKKLLELDNIEVYNPNGQGAITFNIKGVFSQDGASLFNTYGIAIRSGQHCAKILDEFLKVSQTLRASFYFYNTFEEIDKFIEVCKKGDDFLDAFFG; from the coding sequence ATGTTAGAAGTTGCAAAGATTCGTAAGGACTTTCCAATGCTAAATGGAACTAAAATGCATGATCAGCCATTAATTTATTTTGATAATGGTGCAACAACATTAAAACCTCAATGTGTAATTGATGCAGTTTGTAATTATTTAACTAATTACTCTGGTAATGCTCATCGTGGTGATTATGATTTATCTCATGATGTTGATGTTCAGTTTGAAAGAACTCGAGAACTTGTTTCAAAGTTTATTAATTGTGATAGTAAAGAAGTTGTTTATACATATGGATCAACTGATGGATTAAATTTAGTTGCATTTGGGTATGGTTTAACACATTTAAATGAAGGTGATGAAATCTTAATTACTTTAGCTGAGCATGCTTCAAATACATTACCATGGTTTGAGGTCAGTAAACAAACTGGTAGTGTAGTTAAATATATTGATTTAGACGAAGATGGACGTTTAACTGTAGAAAATGTAATTAAGGCTATTAGTGATAAAACTAAGATTATTTCTATTGCTCAAATTACAAATGTTTTAGGATTTGATAGTCCCATTAAAGAAATTTGTAAAATTGCTCATGAAAAAGGAATAATTGTTTGTGTTGATGGGGCACAAAGTGTACCGCATCAACGAGTGGATGTAAAAGATTTAGATCTAGATTTTATGGTTTTTTCTGGGCATAAAATGTGTGGACCAACTGGAATTGGAATTTTGTATGGTAAATATGATTTATTGCAAGATACTACTCCAACTCGTTTTGGCGGTGGAAGTAATTCAAGATATAAAAGCTGTGGATTGGTTAAATTAAAAAATGCACCAACAAAATTTGAAGCAGGAACACCAAATATTGAAGGTGTAATAGGATTAGGTGCTGCAATTGAATATTTGATGTCAATTGGAATGGATAATATTCATGAATATGAATTACAACTCCGCCAATATGCAGTTAAAAAATTATTGGAGTTAGATAATATTGAAGTATATAATCCAAATGGTCAAGGAGCAATTACTTTTAATATTAAAGGAGTATTTAGTCAAGATGGAGCATCTTTGTTTAATACTTATGGAATTGCAATTAGATCAGGACAACACTGTGCTAAGATTTTAGATGAGTTTTTAAAAGTAAGTCAAACACTTAGAGCTTCATTTTATTTCTATAATACTTTTGAAGAGATTGATAAATTTATTGAGGTATGTAAGAAAGGAGATGATTTTTTAGATGCCTTCTTTGGATAA